TGGCAACACCCTCTCGATTACCCTAACCAGCCTTAAAACAATCTCACATTTTCATAAACAATTGTATCGTCAAGATGAATGTTTGAACACTACGTTTCAAATATCTGTTccttatatcatttttatgcaTTCAAGGTgttgttatgtaaaatattttactatcaaTACTAAGTTAaacttttacaatatatatattgatatttcattcatttagaACAATACTCTTGCATGTTTTGCAAGATAAATGAGTTGTaatgtactatataatatatatatgactagGTCCTAGTTAAAAACCAAATATTGATTCAAATTAGactcaaatagaaaaaaattataatgtaagatGATGTGAGCCCATAAAACTCTATTACAGTAATAAcattaatcgaataaaaaatattcaattagcatactgtaaaaatttttttttttaaactctgtGCGGAGTATATAGGGAAAACTATAAACAAGATATTAGTCCTTCAAATCAGATATTTTTTGTCTAAATGATGATAAATACCTAGTCTCAATTTAACAGTTGCTATTTTAAATCatgttttaatagaattttactctcatttgtaaatttattgtatatttgtgtTACTTCTGATGCATGCATCTTTTCTATATCTTCTTTATCTAGCCACGTAAACAGCATGGTACGTACCCAATGTAGTTACAATCAATCAGCAAATTGTTCTCCCCAGcttaaattttttgaataatttttacatGTACTCACCAAAGCAGCATTAGAAACCGaagaacaaattaatatttttttttaagcctGAGAgagagttttaaattaattcctgCATAGCAGTAAGAGTACAATCAGCTAACTAGAAATGTTATACGTACATCTTGGTACTTACAGAACAGCCTAACTCTTACAATCTATCCCTCATCTGTTAAGTATTGTGATGAACAATAAAGACTAGTGTTGGGCATTTTCTGAAAAGCATATTTCACCACAGTTAATGCCACTCTGATGTAATATCGTCCTAAGACTACGGATTATAATACAAGATATGACAATATGAAGAACTCATATATATtaggatataattttatttcaaaaataatttaaataatttagaatacataataaattaacaattattgcaATATCCTAACATAAATGATTTGAAAAACAGCAAAACCCATATTAGAATTTCTGAGACAAAACCAAACATAAATCTTTGCTTGCTTGCTTAATACGAAATTTGCACACCAAGTATTTTGTTGTgtatctaataaatatacataaaaatctcAGATATTCAAAATACCATTTAACCctccaaaaaaattaaacacttacGGTCGATGATAAAATTTCATGTGGACAGCACTGCAGTAAAAACGATTTGCAAACCGtatcatcataaaatttaacTCCGTGCCGATCGGATTCACCtgaaacgattttattataatgaagaaatataacatgaaatttaaaaatgaaatacaaatatatagtgAAGAATGTAGAATGAAAATAATACCATTTCGAGCAGTGCCCATTAATTGATCTAACATTGCCCTCATTTGCTCGTGAGCAGACATGGTCACGTATTGGTTGTTTATTGAGtatgaacaaatattttattacagcatactaaatgaaaaaaaacaaatttacgcTCAAGCTAAGCGAAAGCCGATTAAACACTAAGGGAAATCTGACTCAATTAGCGATGTATGATGCCAAATTGCCAATAAAAGAGTCCGAGAAAATGGCGATCGAAAAGTGACAACAATTGAAATGTGAATCGTTCGTGAAGAAAGGAAGGAATGAATAAGATagaaaatacagataaaaaataatacagagtatataaatatataacagattattataaaaatgtaagtaaaatattccatttaaaaaaaatatatatattgtttaaatttctaattgctatttttaataattactttaaaaaacctatttatagattaatgcatttattaaaattagaataattaatatgaatggCTTAATTATGtacgaaataattttactgtACAATTTACAGCTTGGAACGGTTGCCAAAATACAGAAGCAGCTAACCTATTCTAATAGAATAGCTcaccaataaaaaaacatttatagcaattatttgactcatattatttcatttatatatatatatatatatatatacaagaaataaaaaaatgttttctttttgatCCAGTATATATGTGGAAGTCCTTTATTTCTTTAACGTAGTAGTTAACGGATATAGACTGCGCCTAGTCTCTATTAAAAAATTGACAACTTTTGATAGTTTGACATTGacagtcaattttattttgacatttataaaatattatgactaaaagccattaaactaagaattgaattgaaaatattatgacttCAATTTCTTTAATGATAGATAAAAGTtctaataaatatcttaatagatTATTGAATGGCTTATAATTACACCctatacaaatgaaaaaataaattaatgttattgtaattttaaaataaagatcctatttacgtaaaatatagCTTCAGTGATTGACGTTCAATGttgttctaaataattttacaatagaaGACATTTATAATAAGACATATAATGCatagctttttatttatttttgtattaaataaaataaatgcataaaatGCCTGAACTCATCAGAATACTATTGCCTGTGCTGCCAAATgacaataaagattttttttataagggaTACATTGATAACAGTGATCATAATTGTGTAACGATATTTATTACTGCATATGCTAACagtccaaaaatatttaaaactaaacccCTAAAggagaatattatttatggatgCAGCTCTGAcaatgtttttgataaaaaacacatgaaaattgaaaattggtTGATAACAAACAGAAATGAATATCCCCAAATCAACAGTTTAATTATCAATGGTAAACCAAAGACTGATGCAGattgtatattaatgttatatgattataataaagttcGAAATTCAGAAACAATAAGTAACAGAGATGACTACTTTTCAACATTACAAGGTTTGATCCATAAAGATGCTGGTAACCATTGTAACAAAGTCTGCGaatcttcttttaaaaataataattggttcACTTCATCCATGCTTGTCCAAcatgtttataattacatttacttacTTAAATGGCTTTGGAAATCAGTGAGGAATAAGAAAAGAGtaagtttatataatgtttgGGTTTagggatatatttttgttatacaatCCGGGAAGGCATATGACTCCACTACTACTACTCTACCTGGAggtaagtggtagtggagtccaaatgcaaaataactatattttgttttttttttaacaaaagcaaaacttttattgattataactAACAATTCCCTGTTAATCGtgtcaaacatatattttctgtaatttttatgatattggccATGTcaaacagacatataaaattgcttatgcatttattatattagtgtaataaaatttaagtttatcaACAGTAGAACGAAATGGGTTACTAAATCTTCAAGCAATCTTTTAATTGCctattagatataattatgttgttatcataattttaataaacaaaaaattaaggtGTTATcataatgttttacttttaactatTTCAGGTTTCAATAAAACAGGGAAATTTATTATTGGCTATATTGGTTGACGTAATATTAGGATATTTATTTCTACAACTGGTCATTTCCAGTAAAAAAGACCTGGGTGTGTTATTAATGGGTGTTTTGGAggtattgaaatgaatattacttatatattaaaaaatattcacattattttatagataccTCTTTTGCAGAATTTAGTCAATTTAATGTATTCTTTACTTAAATGGCTGATGGGCGCTCCGGCtgggttaaaattaaataatgctttcaataaaatgttgggaaagtattttttgtaccaTGTCGAATTATGGTGGCTGTTTATAGGTAAGaacaagttaataaatttagtaaacaaTCATCATTATATACCTACTTGTTCATGTCTGTGTGACAGAAGATGACAGTTTTGGACACTTTTTCTCCATTTCTGAACCCTGACGTGtgtatactaaattttataataatctgttGAGTAGTTAAAATGTAAGagtgtaacaaacaaactcacttttgcATGTATAACATTAGTCAGGATTTCAAATAAGTGACATAATGTTTTccttaatatagaatataacgTATAACAATGGCAAATTACAGATGAATGAGGCATTTTACAGATGTATCTGGTGAAAAGTTGGATGTTATATTGCATTTATATCAATACCTCGGTTATTTGGGCTTCACTTTCCAAGCAGCTATAATATCAGATATGATCTGCTTGGCGACATTCCACTCTTATTGCATATATGTGTATGCAGCCAGgtacaattattactatttttcataCTAACTTGATGTCTtagataattatatgtatataaaaaaaaaccataatttgCTTTTCATTTAAGTGCCTTAGTATACACCAATTCAAAGGAGGCAAAATCAAGTAGTTAATTTTctaccataaaattaaaaatacctgtTCTGTTTTTAGACtttttaacatacaaatatcAGGGCTTAAAGCCTTGTTGAGACTGTTTGTAGGAAGAAAGTATAATCCGCTGAGGGGTGGTATTGATTCCTGTGAATATACTAACCAAGAGTTATTTGTGGGTACAGTGGCATTTACAATATTGCTTTTGTTGTTGCCAACAACAGTTATGTACTACATTGTTTTTACTATGGTAAGTAATTATTGTGAAATTGAATGGTGGTTTACTGTATAgttgacattatatattttgaattttgctcacctatttgtttatttcagttTAGAGTTTTATCTCTCGCAGTGCAGTATGTGTtagcaaaaataatatacaccaTACAAACTcttcctttttatattatagttcttTGGGTATCACAGTCACCTAAGTTAGCAGGTAAAttcttttgtttgaatttatttgtgatttaaacctactttttatatatttttcttattataaatttatattttccaggaaatatatttattgaagaggtcaaaggaaataaaaatacatcatcATTAATCCTCaaagtaaaattgtataataaatcttttcaaGATCTAATGAAAAACTTCAGACCACCGGTGCATGTGTCAAAACAAATTGAATGgagtaatattgtatcaaatatatttacagggAAACAGAt
This genomic stretch from Vanessa tameamea isolate UH-Manoa-2023 chromosome 9, ilVanTame1 primary haplotype, whole genome shotgun sequence harbors:
- the Pig-q gene encoding phosphatidylinositol N-acetylglucosaminyltransferase subunit Q, whose product is MHKMPELIRILLPVLPNDNKDFFYKGYIDNSDHNCVTIFITAYANSPKIFKTKPLKENIIYGCSSDNVFDKKHMKIENWLITNRNEYPQINSLIINGKPKTDADCILMLYDYNKVRNSETISNRDDYFSTLQGLIHKDAGNHCNKVCESSFKNNNWFTSSMLVQHVYNYIYLLKWLWKSVRNKKRVSIKQGNLLLAILVDVILGYLFLQLVISSKKDLGVLLMGVLENLVNLMYSLLKWLMGAPAGLKLNNAFNKMLGKYFLYHVELWWLFIDVSGEKLDVILHLYQYLGYLGFTFQAAIISDMICLATFHSYCIYVYAARLFNIQISGLKALLRLFVGRKYNPLRGGIDSCEYTNQELFVGTVAFTILLLLLPTTVMYYIVFTMFRVLSLAVQYVLAKIIYTIQTLPFYIIVLWVSQSPKLAGNIFIEEVKGNKNTSSLILKVKLYNKSFQDLMKNFRPPVHVSKQIEWSNIVSNIFTGKQIV